In Desulfovibrio aminophilus, the DNA window CGCGCAAGAAGGCCCTGCGCAGCCGCCGGACCTGGGGCGAGGACGGCGCGGAGGCCGGGCGGGCCTGATCCGGGCCGTTTGACACCCCGCCCCGGATGGCGGATAAAAGGCCCGGAACCGTGGAGGGGCCATGACCATCCTGTACATCCTGCTGGGCGCTTCAGGCCTGGTGCTGCTCTGGCTCGTGCTGGTCTACAACCGGCTCGTGCGCGGCCGGAACATGGTCCGCGAGGCCTGGAGCGGCATCGACGTGCAGCTCAAGCGCCGCGCGGACCTCATCCCCAACCTGGTGGAGACGGTCAAGGGCTACGCGGCCCACGAAAAGGAAGCCCTGACCCGGGTCACGGAACTGCGCGCCAAGAGCCTCTCCGGCGGCGGCGCGGCCGAGCAGGGCCGCGTGCAGGCCGAGCTGGGCCGGGCCCTCACCGGGCTCTTCGCCGTGGCCGAGGCCTACCCCGAGCTCAAGGCCGACGCCTCCTTCCGCCAACTCCAGGGCGACCTGACCAACCTCGAGGAGCAGGTCCAGCTGGCCCGGCGCTACTACAACGGCGCGGCCCGCGACATGAACATCGCCGTGGAGTCCTTCCCCAACAACCTCGTGGCCGGGGCCTTCGGCTTCCAAACCGTGGAGTACTTCGAGCTGGAGGACGCGGC includes these proteins:
- a CDS encoding LemA family protein codes for the protein MTILYILLGASGLVLLWLVLVYNRLVRGRNMVREAWSGIDVQLKRRADLIPNLVETVKGYAAHEKEALTRVTELRAKSLSGGGAAEQGRVQAELGRALTGLFAVAEAYPELKADASFRQLQGDLTNLEEQVQLARRYYNGAARDMNIAVESFPNNLVAGAFGFQTVEYFELEDAADRAVPDVSFK